One Rhizobium sp. 9140 genomic region harbors:
- a CDS encoding cellulose biosynthesis cyclic di-GMP-binding regulatory protein BcsB → MKPFVIACTLALLAPSQLLAQTTPFDMSRERPATPAQPAPSSSPGQPEAQSQPPAAAPEARPQQPATQPAPFQVSPGAPVRPAPQPTQPAPAKPTAPPQAEARPRIQTASETDAGRRYILPFGKLSLSGEADRRTWTIYVTPEQASAATAITIGYQNSIVVAPEASTFSVELNGSVIGQVPVASADAVSDLVLPLPAGALQAGANVVRLATQQRHRTDCSIQSTYDLWTNIDPSRTYLTFNAPVGNRFSSIDDIPAVGLDATGATTIDIVAPALTNPSRSNMLLRLAQALALRVQMPNQTVVFHATMPTAPVAGTLTVLVGTQLEIEGLIPALPAGSAVGPTVTFAPAATPGLSTLVVTGPTAEALRQAVETLASPLDAAPGTSRTTFSTKAWNTPDAPILVGETRIPLS, encoded by the coding sequence ATGAAGCCCTTCGTCATCGCCTGCACGCTCGCCCTCCTTGCGCCGTCGCAGCTCCTCGCTCAGACCACCCCTTTCGACATGTCCCGAGAGCGGCCGGCAACCCCGGCTCAGCCGGCACCGTCGTCCTCTCCGGGCCAGCCGGAGGCGCAATCACAGCCGCCAGCAGCGGCACCCGAGGCACGCCCACAGCAACCAGCAACGCAGCCGGCGCCCTTCCAGGTCTCGCCCGGCGCGCCCGTGCGCCCGGCACCCCAGCCAACACAGCCAGCGCCGGCCAAACCAACGGCTCCCCCGCAGGCCGAAGCAAGACCGCGTATCCAGACAGCTTCCGAAACGGACGCAGGCCGCCGCTACATCCTGCCGTTCGGCAAGCTGAGCCTCTCCGGGGAGGCCGACCGGCGGACATGGACGATCTACGTGACACCTGAACAGGCGAGCGCCGCCACGGCCATCACCATCGGCTACCAGAACTCCATCGTCGTCGCGCCGGAAGCCTCCACCTTCTCCGTGGAGCTCAACGGCAGCGTCATCGGACAGGTGCCGGTCGCCTCGGCCGATGCGGTCAGCGATCTCGTGCTGCCGCTTCCGGCCGGCGCGCTGCAGGCGGGTGCGAACGTCGTGCGCCTTGCCACGCAGCAGCGGCACCGCACCGATTGCAGCATCCAGTCGACCTATGATCTCTGGACCAATATCGACCCGAGCCGGACATATCTGACCTTCAACGCACCGGTCGGCAATCGCTTCTCCAGCATCGACGATATCCCGGCCGTCGGCCTCGACGCCACGGGTGCGACGACGATCGACATCGTCGCGCCGGCCCTGACGAACCCGAGCCGGTCGAACATGCTGCTGCGTCTCGCACAGGCTCTGGCCCTGCGCGTGCAGATGCCGAACCAGACGGTTGTCTTCCATGCGACCATGCCCACGGCACCGGTCGCCGGCACCCTGACTGTGCTGGTCGGCACGCAGCTTGAGATCGAGGGCCTGATCCCGGCGCTGCCGGCAGGCTCTGCTGTCGGTCCGACCGTGACGTTTGCGCCTGCCGCGACGCCCGGCTTGAGCACCCTCGTCGTCACCGGGCCAACGGCGGAAGCTCTCCGTCAGGCGGTAGAAACCCTGGCGAGCCCGCTTGACGCAGCGCCGGGCACCTCGCGCACCACCTTCTCCACCAAGGCGTGGAATACACCGGATGCGCCTATCCTCGTCGGAGAGACGCGCATTCCGCTCTCGC
- the bcsN gene encoding cellulose biosynthesis protein BcsN — protein sequence MFHTALAIAGRTVTQGAFLALGASALSGCMQTGGLKMTSAPTEVAAEKALAFPPPGGPAIVSVIERNFSNAVRQDIILSTDARSRGQNYIQVRYFGPASTPFAGASRLSTGLMTTAQAVGEMRSEFPTIRMSISPSFVQNNYGAFAYAYGTNPGSGDACLYGWQQIKAPDNDVRTFHYLGRIQTRVRFCQTGASRDELLSMMYHYTLTGAFDSVGWNPYGNVPPLDPTVGQLGRPIYAAGAGARLQPPAPAPVATPAAPVRPAIRSLESQNTRPAASRIETVRPIVPAVAIPAPNMVTRSPLARTGQPTADDIEPQTLPGTARLPDPTTTPATSPATGSQTPQAPRPTSQLQQQGLTRLSSASPLQAQPIIPAVPCTISPTSSCAGEM from the coding sequence ATGTTTCATACAGCTCTCGCAATTGCAGGAAGAACCGTCACGCAGGGCGCGTTTCTGGCTTTGGGCGCCTCGGCACTTTCCGGTTGCATGCAGACGGGGGGCCTGAAAATGACCTCGGCGCCAACCGAAGTTGCAGCCGAAAAGGCGCTGGCGTTTCCGCCGCCCGGCGGCCCCGCGATCGTCAGCGTGATCGAGCGCAACTTCTCCAACGCCGTCCGGCAGGACATCATCCTGAGCACCGATGCCCGCAGTCGCGGCCAGAACTACATTCAGGTGCGCTATTTCGGCCCCGCGTCCACGCCGTTCGCCGGCGCGTCTCGCCTGTCGACCGGGCTGATGACGACGGCGCAGGCTGTGGGCGAGATGCGGTCGGAGTTCCCGACCATCCGCATGAGCATTTCCCCGAGCTTCGTTCAGAACAATTACGGCGCTTTCGCTTATGCTTACGGGACCAATCCGGGCTCCGGCGATGCATGCCTTTACGGTTGGCAACAAATCAAGGCGCCGGATAATGACGTACGCACGTTCCACTATCTTGGCAGAATCCAGACCCGCGTCCGTTTCTGCCAGACCGGTGCGTCTCGCGACGAGCTTCTATCGATGATGTACCATTATACGCTGACGGGCGCCTTCGACAGCGTCGGCTGGAACCCCTATGGCAACGTTCCGCCTCTCGACCCCACGGTCGGGCAGCTCGGCCGGCCGATCTATGCCGCAGGTGCCGGCGCCCGGCTTCAGCCACCAGCGCCGGCACCGGTCGCAACACCTGCCGCTCCGGTTCGCCCGGCGATTCGGAGCCTCGAGAGCCAGAACACGCGACCCGCGGCGTCGCGCATCGAAACCGTCAGGCCGATCGTTCCCGCCGTCGCCATCCCCGCGCCGAACATGGTCACGCGCTCGCCTCTGGCAAGGACGGGCCAGCCCACCGCGGATGATATCGAACCACAGACGCTGCCGGGGACCGCGCGCCTGCCGGATCCGACCACGACACCCGCGACGTCGCCTGCAACCGGATCGCAAACGCCGCAGGCACCGAGACCAACGAGCCAGTTGCAGCAGCAGGGCCTGACCCGCCTGTCGAGCGCTTCCCCGCTGCAGGCCCAGCCTATCATTCCGGCCGTTCCCTGCACGATCTCGCCCACCAGTTCCTGTGCGGGAGAAATGTAA
- a CDS encoding ornithine cyclodeaminase, whose translation MSALPSEKALIPFVSVENMMRLVHHLGIERVLRELTDTIEDDFRRWEVFDKTSRIASHSRDGVIELMPTSDGEIYGFKYVNGHPKNMAAGLQTVTAFGLLADVATGYPLLLTEMTLLTALRTAATSAMAARHLAPKGTRVMAMIGNGAQAEFQALAMKAVLGITEIRLYDIDIRATEKTIRNLTGSGLALHACESAEQAIEGAGIITTCTADKQYATILTDNMIGSGVHINAIGGDCPGKTELHRDILLRADTFVEYPPQTRVEGEIQQMAPDYPVTELWKVVRGEAPGRRDARQITLFDSVGFAVEDFSALRYVRSALVGTDFFQQIDIIADPDDPRDLFGMLQRAAA comes from the coding sequence ATGTCTGCCCTGCCTTCCGAAAAGGCCCTGATCCCCTTCGTCAGCGTCGAGAACATGATGCGCCTCGTCCATCATCTGGGCATCGAACGCGTCCTACGCGAACTGACCGACACGATTGAGGACGACTTCCGGCGCTGGGAGGTCTTCGACAAAACGTCACGGATCGCCTCGCATTCTCGGGATGGCGTGATCGAGCTGATGCCGACCTCCGACGGCGAGATCTATGGCTTCAAATATGTGAACGGTCACCCGAAGAACATGGCCGCCGGCCTCCAGACGGTGACCGCCTTCGGGCTGCTGGCCGATGTTGCCACAGGCTATCCCCTCCTGCTGACGGAAATGACGCTGCTGACAGCGCTGCGCACGGCCGCAACCTCCGCCATGGCCGCACGGCATCTCGCCCCGAAGGGCACGCGGGTGATGGCCATGATCGGCAACGGCGCGCAGGCCGAGTTTCAGGCGCTGGCGATGAAGGCCGTTCTCGGCATCACGGAGATCCGGCTTTACGATATCGATATCAGGGCGACCGAGAAGACCATCCGCAACCTCACCGGTTCGGGCCTCGCATTGCACGCGTGCGAAAGCGCCGAACAGGCGATCGAGGGTGCCGGCATCATCACCACCTGCACGGCGGACAAACAGTATGCGACGATCCTCACCGACAACATGATCGGCAGCGGAGTCCATATCAACGCGATCGGCGGGGACTGCCCGGGAAAGACCGAGCTGCACCGGGATATCCTGCTGCGTGCCGACACTTTCGTTGAATATCCGCCGCAGACCCGTGTCGAAGGCGAGATTCAGCAGATGGCGCCGGATTACCCGGTGACGGAGCTCTGGAAGGTCGTGCGAGGCGAAGCGCCCGGCCGGCGCGATGCGCGGCAGATCACGCTGTTCGACAGCGTCGGCTTCGCAGTGGAGGATTTCTCTGCACTTCGCTATGTGCGTTCCGCCTTGGTCGGGACGGATTTCTTCCAGCAGATCGACATCATCGCCGATCCCGACGACCCACGCGACCTCTTCGGCATGCTCCAGCGCGCGGCGGCCTGA
- a CDS encoding AraC family transcriptional regulator translates to MRFVDFPTIGVDLDEHRQSLKRIDAAQEPLYAIGRNYKAGMRSPLHSHRKTQLWHARRGVVVVGTSDRRWMIPPGHGLIIPAGLEHASETISPVEMLSIYVDTQLAFVERPKVVNVTTLAANLMDELVRDTPPFPKPRRRELIMDLLLDEMQQLPEVPLGLPFPNDPRLAAACRAFLEAPRAVASIDDWAATLAMSRRSFTRFFRTQTGVSFVTWRQQACLFASLPRLAAGHSITSVALDAGYENIAAFTTMFRRMMGSPPRQYLLSR, encoded by the coding sequence ATGCGGTTTGTGGATTTTCCGACGATCGGTGTCGATCTCGATGAGCATCGGCAGAGCCTGAAGCGGATCGATGCGGCGCAGGAGCCGCTCTATGCGATCGGCCGGAACTACAAGGCCGGCATGCGCAGCCCCCTGCACTCGCACCGCAAGACGCAGCTCTGGCACGCGCGCCGCGGTGTGGTCGTGGTCGGCACCAGCGACCGGCGCTGGATGATCCCGCCCGGCCATGGCCTGATCATTCCCGCCGGCCTAGAGCATGCATCGGAAACCATAAGCCCGGTCGAAATGCTGTCGATCTACGTCGATACGCAACTGGCCTTCGTCGAGCGGCCGAAGGTGGTCAACGTCACCACACTCGCAGCAAACCTGATGGACGAACTGGTGCGCGATACGCCGCCCTTTCCAAAGCCGCGACGGCGGGAGCTGATCATGGATCTGCTGCTAGACGAGATGCAGCAACTGCCTGAAGTCCCGCTCGGCCTGCCCTTTCCGAACGACCCGCGGCTTGCCGCTGCCTGCCGGGCCTTTCTGGAGGCGCCGCGCGCGGTTGCGAGCATTGATGACTGGGCCGCAACGCTTGCCATGAGCCGCCGCAGTTTTACGCGCTTCTTTCGCACCCAGACCGGCGTCAGCTTCGTAACGTGGCGCCAGCAGGCCTGCCTTTTCGCCTCGCTGCCGCGGCTCGCCGCCGGGCACTCGATCACCAGCGTCGCGCTCGATGCCGGCTATGAGAACATCGCGGCCTTCACCACCATGTTCCGCCGGATGATGGGCAGCCCGCCGCGGCAATATCTCCTCTCGCGCTGA
- a CDS encoding MFS transporter: MASVTTPSGVRADTMAFSIIAAASFCHMLNDIMQSLLTSLYPLIKANYALDFVQIGLLTFAFQVTASLLQPLVGVVTDRWPMPFSLPAAMLATCAGLFTLAFAHSFEVLVIGACLIGVGSAVFHPEASRVARLASGGRHGLAQSFFQVGGNAGTAIGPLLAAFVVIPRGQETLGWFSIIAVVGFIVLSFVSTWYLRHRRATAGRPTLDRALPLPRNQVLWTLAVLTVLTATKNAYLASLSSYFTFFAIEKFGVGVQDAQVMLFLFLGASAAGVFFGGPIGDRFGARVVIWFSILGVIPFALMLPYANLFWTSALVIVIGFIFSSAFSAIVVFAQELVPGRVGLIAGMFFGFAFGFGGIGAAVLGLFADRYGIEFVYRLCSYLPLLGLLTVLLPKLPGRKRA, from the coding sequence ATGGCGAGCGTAACCACACCAAGTGGGGTCCGGGCAGACACCATGGCCTTTTCGATCATAGCGGCAGCCAGCTTCTGCCACATGCTCAACGATATCATGCAGTCGCTGCTGACCTCCCTCTACCCGCTGATCAAGGCGAACTATGCGCTCGATTTCGTCCAGATCGGCCTTCTGACCTTCGCGTTTCAGGTGACGGCATCGCTGTTGCAGCCGTTGGTGGGCGTGGTGACGGACCGTTGGCCGATGCCGTTCTCCCTGCCGGCGGCGATGCTTGCCACCTGCGCTGGGCTGTTTACGCTGGCCTTCGCCCATAGTTTCGAGGTGCTGGTCATCGGTGCCTGCCTCATCGGCGTTGGTTCCGCCGTCTTCCACCCGGAAGCCTCGCGCGTGGCTCGCCTCGCCTCGGGTGGGCGGCACGGTCTTGCGCAATCTTTCTTTCAGGTCGGCGGCAATGCCGGCACGGCCATTGGGCCGCTGCTCGCGGCGTTCGTCGTCATCCCGCGCGGGCAGGAGACGCTTGGCTGGTTCTCGATCATCGCCGTCGTCGGCTTCATCGTGCTATCCTTCGTCAGCACATGGTATCTACGCCATCGCCGCGCGACGGCTGGCCGTCCAACGCTCGACCGCGCCCTGCCGCTGCCGCGCAATCAGGTGCTGTGGACCCTGGCCGTCCTCACCGTGCTGACGGCAACGAAGAACGCCTATCTCGCCAGTCTTTCAAGCTACTTCACATTCTTTGCCATCGAGAAGTTCGGCGTCGGCGTGCAGGATGCGCAGGTCATGTTGTTCCTGTTTCTCGGAGCGTCCGCGGCCGGCGTGTTCTTCGGCGGACCGATCGGCGACCGGTTTGGCGCCCGCGTCGTCATCTGGTTCTCGATCCTCGGCGTCATCCCCTTCGCGCTGATGCTGCCTTACGCCAATCTCTTCTGGACCTCGGCGCTTGTCATCGTCATCGGCTTCATCTTCTCCTCCGCGTTTTCCGCCATCGTGGTCTTCGCGCAAGAACTGGTGCCGGGCCGTGTAGGGCTGATCGCCGGCATGTTCTTCGGCTTCGCCTTCGGGTTCGGAGGCATCGGCGCAGCCGTCCTCGGCCTGTTTGCCGATCGCTACGGCATCGAGTTCGTCTACCGGCTCTGCTCCTACCTGCCGCTGCTTGGCCTGCTCACTGTCCTGCTGCCGAAGCTGCCCGGTCGAAAGCGCGCCTGA
- a CDS encoding aldo/keto reductase, giving the protein MTERPDRIRLTPDLEISRLVCGLWQVADIEKNGTTIDPDMGADALQAYARNGFDTFDMADHYGSAEVITGRLLSRYPNAPRPVAFTKWCPEPGPMTRDIVRRGVEERLTRLGVERIDLLQFHWWTFQHPAWLDALNEMQRLKQEGLIGALGLTNFDAGHLALALSDGIEITTNQVSFSLVDRRAAGALSDLCQKRGVKLLAYGSLCGGFLSEKWLGAPEPETIPDWSRSKYKRFIDTAGGWAAFQGILEAASRIARRHHVSLSNVASRWVLEHPAVAATIIGARLGENEHRGDNLNVFGFSLDAQDHADLNEAFAATQPIPGDCGDEYRKPPFLTASGDLSHHLSAIPSIYTAEPVPGRPGRSRVSSGSIWEPIAGYSRAVRVGNRIHVSGTTATHAADRCVAPGDAGAQATYILDKIAASIAALGGSMEDVVRTRVYLRDASQWEPVSRAHGRVFGTVLPANTMMEAGNLIGDYAVEIEAEAICDGAAGGSISL; this is encoded by the coding sequence ATGACCGAGCGCCCTGACCGCATTCGCCTCACACCCGATCTGGAGATCAGCCGCCTCGTCTGCGGCCTCTGGCAGGTCGCCGACATCGAAAAGAACGGCACGACGATCGATCCGGACATGGGTGCAGACGCCTTGCAGGCCTATGCTCGAAACGGTTTCGACACGTTCGATATGGCCGATCACTATGGTTCGGCCGAGGTGATCACCGGCCGTCTCCTGTCGCGTTACCCGAATGCACCGCGACCGGTCGCCTTCACGAAGTGGTGTCCCGAGCCCGGCCCGATGACGCGCGATATCGTGCGGCGCGGCGTCGAGGAACGTCTGACCCGGCTCGGGGTCGAGCGGATCGACCTTTTGCAGTTTCATTGGTGGACCTTCCAGCACCCCGCCTGGCTGGATGCCCTCAACGAGATGCAGCGGCTGAAGCAAGAAGGCCTCATCGGCGCGCTGGGCCTGACGAATTTCGACGCGGGGCATCTGGCGCTGGCGCTGTCCGACGGCATCGAGATCACGACCAATCAGGTCTCGTTCTCGCTGGTCGACCGCCGTGCCGCAGGCGCCTTGTCGGATCTCTGCCAGAAGCGCGGCGTCAAGCTGTTGGCCTATGGCTCGCTCTGCGGGGGCTTTCTCTCCGAAAAATGGCTGGGTGCGCCGGAACCGGAAACGATACCCGACTGGAGCCGCTCGAAATACAAGCGCTTCATCGACACGGCCGGCGGCTGGGCCGCGTTTCAGGGCATCCTCGAAGCCGCATCGCGGATCGCCCGGCGACATCATGTCTCTCTGTCGAACGTCGCCAGCCGCTGGGTTCTAGAACATCCAGCCGTTGCCGCCACGATCATCGGCGCGCGGCTTGGAGAAAACGAGCATCGCGGCGACAATCTGAACGTTTTCGGCTTCTCGCTCGACGCGCAGGACCATGCGGATCTTAACGAGGCTTTCGCCGCCACCCAGCCCATCCCCGGCGATTGCGGCGATGAATATCGCAAGCCGCCGTTCCTTACCGCCTCCGGCGATCTCAGCCATCATCTGAGTGCCATTCCCTCGATCTACACCGCCGAGCCGGTTCCGGGCCGGCCGGGACGCAGCCGTGTCTCCTCCGGCAGCATCTGGGAGCCGATCGCCGGCTACAGCCGCGCCGTCCGCGTGGGCAACCGCATCCACGTCTCCGGCACGACGGCCACGCATGCAGCCGACCGCTGCGTCGCGCCGGGGGATGCGGGAGCGCAGGCAACCTACATCCTCGACAAGATCGCCGCATCGATCGCCGCGCTCGGCGGATCGATGGAAGATGTGGTGCGGACCCGCGTCTATCTGCGCGACGCCAGCCAATGGGAGCCGGTTTCCCGCGCCCACGGCCGCGTCTTCGGCACCGTCCTGCCCGCCAACACGATGATGGAGGCGGGCAATCTGATCGGCGATTACGCGGTCGAGATTGAGGCGGAAGCCATCTGCGACGGAGCCGCAGGCGGTAGCATCAGTCTGTAG
- a CDS encoding ABC transporter ATP-binding protein produces MPFQIASKTPAAESSVIDARNLVKRFDGMTAVDRMSLRLARGEMVGLIGPNGAGKTTLFNLIAGTLKPTSGEIRIGGRDASQDRPEQRIGLGIGRTFQIPRPFLEMTVLENVLAGAQRQDGERLLANFLRVAHVRRQEKAAVEKARALLAFVTLSDLEHQPARVLSGGQRKLLELARILMADPTAILLDEPAAGVNPALLETIIERVRRLNAEGTSILLIEHNMDMVSRLCSRVVAMALGRPLAEGSPAEVARDPAVIEAYLGAMA; encoded by the coding sequence TTGCCATTCCAGATCGCCTCGAAAACGCCGGCAGCTGAAAGTTCCGTTATCGATGCCCGCAATCTCGTCAAGCGGTTCGACGGGATGACGGCGGTCGACAGGATGTCGCTGCGGCTGGCGCGCGGCGAGATGGTTGGGCTGATCGGGCCGAACGGGGCTGGCAAGACGACACTCTTCAACCTCATTGCGGGCACGCTGAAACCGACATCGGGCGAGATCCGGATCGGCGGGCGCGACGCATCGCAGGATCGGCCGGAACAGCGGATCGGCCTCGGTATCGGGCGGACGTTCCAGATCCCGAGACCTTTCCTCGAAATGACCGTGCTCGAAAACGTGCTCGCGGGCGCGCAGCGCCAGGACGGGGAGCGGCTGCTCGCCAATTTTCTGCGCGTCGCCCATGTGCGACGACAGGAGAAGGCGGCGGTCGAGAAGGCACGCGCGCTTCTCGCCTTCGTCACCCTGTCGGATCTCGAACACCAGCCGGCACGGGTTCTCTCCGGCGGACAGCGCAAGCTCTTGGAACTGGCGCGCATCCTGATGGCGGATCCGACCGCTATCCTGCTCGACGAGCCCGCGGCCGGCGTCAACCCGGCCCTGCTGGAGACCATCATCGAGCGCGTGCGGCGGCTGAACGCGGAGGGCACGTCCATCCTCCTGATCGAGCACAATATGGACATGGTCTCCCGTCTCTGCTCGCGGGTCGTCGCCATGGCGCTGGGCAGGCCGCTTGCCGAGGGTAGCCCGGCAGAGGTCGCGCGCGATCCCGCTGTCATCGAGGCCTATCTCGGAGCCATGGCATGA
- a CDS encoding chemotaxis protein CheW, whose protein sequence is MLEIIAFRLHDQEFCVRTVTIREIRGWAPVTPIPQAPSEVLGVMNLRGTVIPVINLALKLGMSGAEPTERSAIVVTEVHGMVMGLLVDQVSDILMVSADLLQPVPDITSSGATAFSDGIIVQPSGMICFLNLDRMFNRSEAELLLAA, encoded by the coding sequence ATGCTGGAAATCATAGCCTTCCGGCTCCACGATCAGGAGTTCTGCGTCCGGACCGTCACCATCCGCGAGATTCGCGGATGGGCACCCGTGACGCCCATTCCCCAGGCTCCCTCGGAAGTCCTGGGTGTCATGAACCTTCGTGGCACGGTCATTCCCGTGATCAACCTCGCGCTCAAGCTCGGTATGTCCGGTGCCGAACCGACCGAGCGCAGTGCCATCGTCGTTACGGAAGTGCACGGCATGGTGATGGGGCTTCTCGTGGACCAGGTCTCGGATATCCTCATGGTCTCCGCGGACCTGCTTCAGCCGGTTCCCGACATCACGTCGTCCGGTGCGACGGCCTTCTCCGATGGCATCATCGTCCAGCCAAGCGGCATGATCTGCTTCCTGAACCTCGATCGTATGTTCAACAGAAGTGAAGCGGAATTGTTGCTCGCAGCGTAA
- a CDS encoding methyl-accepting chemotaxis protein, producing MSFFNNLQILTKIAATLGMLILISMGVSYSSYASLSKLEQTAAMTDHTYKVINALNGITASMVDQETGIRGYLVSADEAFLAPQKAGVAAYDAALKNVRTLTSDNPAQRKRLDTLEAFVADWHEKVSKPELALMANAATRDQARAIVTSGVGKAAMDGIRATVSEMIKVETGLLEVRAEAAAAAAASGRFNNIAGGAGTLLVSVLALIVLNVGLVRPVRGMNDAMRYLAAGRTDITIPGSGRADEVGEMSGAVEVFRQAAIVNRQLEQDAEAVRRQAEADRIRLTAEAEAAAQQRLNEATSGLASGLKRLAAGDLTFQLNEPFSPDFEALRHDLNNAVSQLGETLRSVAQAAGSIDGGSQEISRGADDLSKRTEQQAASLEETAAALDQITANVSNSSKRADEARAVAVQANSSASQSGKVVAQAVEAMGKIEASSNEVSNIIGVIDEIAFQTNLLALNAGVEAARAGDAGKGFAVVAQEVRELAQRSAKAAKEIKELIRNSSVEVQNGVQLVSETGLALQTIEGYIITINQHMDSIATSAREQSVGLSEVNIAVNQMDQVTQQNAAMVEETSAAGVTLASESSNLRHLIGQFVLGNTGAQSSALRHAAATMKAANTPRYANAQPAARPRKAAGASAGNTAVNDGWREF from the coding sequence ATGTCCTTCTTCAACAACCTCCAGATTCTTACAAAGATCGCCGCAACCCTCGGCATGCTGATCCTGATCAGCATGGGGGTCAGCTACTCCAGCTATGCGTCCCTCTCCAAGCTTGAGCAGACGGCGGCAATGACGGACCACACGTATAAGGTCATCAACGCCCTGAACGGCATCACCGCGAGCATGGTCGATCAGGAGACCGGCATACGCGGATATCTCGTGTCGGCCGATGAGGCATTCCTGGCGCCACAGAAGGCCGGTGTTGCTGCCTATGACGCGGCTCTAAAAAACGTCCGAACCTTGACATCGGACAACCCTGCGCAACGGAAGCGCCTGGACACGCTGGAAGCCTTCGTCGCAGACTGGCATGAGAAAGTCTCCAAGCCGGAACTTGCCCTCATGGCGAACGCCGCAACACGCGACCAGGCCCGGGCCATCGTCACGAGTGGCGTTGGCAAAGCCGCGATGGATGGCATCCGTGCAACCGTTAGCGAGATGATCAAGGTCGAAACCGGTCTGCTGGAGGTTCGCGCCGAGGCGGCCGCGGCTGCAGCCGCGTCCGGCCGCTTCAACAATATCGCCGGCGGTGCTGGCACGCTGCTGGTCTCCGTTCTCGCTTTGATCGTTCTGAACGTCGGTCTCGTTCGACCCGTGCGCGGCATGAACGATGCCATGCGCTATCTTGCGGCGGGACGAACCGACATCACGATTCCGGGCAGCGGACGCGCCGACGAAGTCGGCGAGATGTCCGGCGCCGTCGAGGTTTTCCGTCAGGCGGCCATCGTCAACCGTCAGCTGGAGCAGGACGCCGAAGCCGTCCGACGGCAGGCCGAAGCCGACCGCATTCGCCTGACGGCAGAAGCCGAGGCCGCTGCCCAGCAGCGTCTGAACGAGGCCACGTCGGGCCTCGCCAGCGGCCTGAAGCGCTTGGCTGCAGGCGACCTCACCTTCCAACTGAACGAGCCGTTTTCGCCCGATTTCGAGGCCCTGCGCCACGACCTTAACAATGCCGTGAGCCAGCTGGGTGAGACGCTTCGTTCCGTGGCGCAGGCTGCCGGTTCGATCGATGGCGGCTCGCAGGAGATCAGCCGCGGTGCCGACGACCTGTCCAAGCGCACGGAACAACAGGCCGCGTCGCTCGAAGAGACCGCAGCCGCCCTCGACCAGATCACGGCCAACGTCTCAAATTCCTCCAAGCGGGCCGACGAAGCACGCGCGGTCGCCGTGCAGGCCAATTCCAGCGCCAGCCAATCGGGCAAGGTGGTCGCCCAGGCGGTCGAAGCCATGGGCAAGATCGAAGCGTCCTCGAACGAAGTCTCCAACATCATCGGCGTCATCGATGAGATTGCCTTCCAGACCAACCTGTTGGCGCTCAACGCCGGTGTCGAGGCGGCGCGTGCCGGCGATGCGGGCAAGGGCTTTGCCGTTGTTGCCCAGGAGGTGCGGGAATTGGCGCAGCGCTCCGCCAAAGCGGCAAAGGAAATCAAGGAGCTCATTCGCAATTCATCCGTCGAAGTCCAGAACGGCGTTCAGCTGGTCAGCGAAACCGGCCTGGCCCTGCAGACGATCGAAGGCTACATCATCACGATCAATCAGCACATGGACTCGATCGCCACGTCCGCCCGGGAGCAGTCCGTCGGACTGAGCGAAGTCAACATCGCCGTCAACCAGATGGACCAGGTGACGCAGCAGAACGCTGCCATGGTCGAGGAAACCAGTGCCGCCGGCGTCACCCTGGCAAGTGAAAGCAGCAATCTCCGCCACCTCATCGGGCAGTTTGTTCTCGGTAACACCGGCGCACAATCGTCGGCACTGCGTCACGCGGCGGCGACCATGAAGGCGGCAAACACGCCGCGCTACGCCAACGCACAGCCGGCTGCGCGTCCCCGCAAGGCTGCCGGGGCATCGGCCGGAAACACAGCAGTCAACGATGGATGGAGGGAATTCTGA